Genomic window (Thermanaeromonas sp. C210):
CCCGACCGAACGGCTTCGGGACCAAATCCGCGCCGAATGGCCGCGTATCCGGGAAGAACTGCTCGCGGGAACCTACAGACCAAAGCCCGTGCGCCGGGTCGAAATCCCGAAACCCGGGGGAGGCAAACGGATGTTAGGGATACCCACCGTAATGGACCGCCTGATCCAGCAGGCCCTTCTGCAAGTATTGACGCCCATCTTCGAACCGCAATTTTCAGAGGCAAGCTTCGGGTTCCGACCCGGAAGGAGAGCCCATGACGCGGTAAGGAAGGCGCGACAATACGTGGAAGAAGGATACGAATGGGCGGTAGACCTGGACATCGAGAAATACTTCGACCGGGTAAACCATGATATCCTCATGGCCCGGGTGGCCCGGAAAGTAACGGATAAGAGGGTACTTACCCTTATCCGCCGCTATCTTACCGCAGGCGTCATGGTAAATGGAGTGGTCATGGAGACGGTAGAAGGAACGCCCCAGGGTGGACCAATAAGCCCGTTACTGGCCAACATCCTCCTTGACGACCTGGACAAAGAACTGGAAAAGAGGGGCCACAAATTCGTCCGTTACGCCGATGACTGCAATATTTACGTCAAAAGCAAACGGGCGGGAGAGCGGATTAACCCCCGCAGATTGGACATATGCACCCGACATTAAGCTCTCTCGCAATTTTTCTTCAAGTTTTAAAGGGGCAAAGGCTTTCGAATACGCACCAATTTACGTCACACCCTCACGGGATGTCTGGGCTGCAATCCTGTCTCGATATGACGACAGTAAAACTTGGCTGGCGACAGGTAGTGTAAACTAGAGTGCAGTCGGCGGTTGTTATAACGGCTAACGAATTCCACGACCGCCTGATATGCCTCCGCGTAGGTCCCAAACTCGCCCATCGACAAGCATTCATCCTCAAGAAGCCGATGGTACGATTCGATATATGCGTTCATATTCGGTGTCTTGGGCGGTATTCTCTCGTGTAGGACATTCCATCGCTCACATTCCGATTCAAACAGATGGCTTACAAACTGGGGTCCATTATCCGAACGGATGATGGGTAATGGTAAATTCCTTTGAAGAATCTGACGTTTCCACAATGCTGCTCGAAAAGTTTCAACGGCATGTCTGGCTTCACAGGTTAGACCAATATGATAGCCCACAATCTGCCTGTCATAGACGTCAATGTACGACAGCACAAAGAAAAACCGGTCTTCTCCTGCAATGTATCCGTACTTGACATCGACCTCCCAGAGCTGGTTTGGCGCTGTGATAGTGCGGTTCTGGGCCAAATTCCGCGGGTGTTTCCGACGGAGGTTCCGTTGTGGCCGCAGAATATCCAGTTCCTTACACAGGCGGTATACCTTTTTCTCGTTCACCACCAGCTCATGATCTTGTCGAAGCATATGAGTGAGCTTACGGTACCCGTAGGCGTAACCATCACCGGAAATAGACTCCATAATCCATTCCTTAATCTGTTCATCACTGACCTTGCGGCCGCCCACAGTCAGTGAATGACCAGGAAACGGACGTCCACCCGTCGTGGTATGCGGCTTGGGTTCATGTGTTAATTGATAATAATAGGTGGATCGAGAAACCCCCACTATGCGCAGCACGAGAGTAGCGTTGTACCCGGCTGTGATCCACTTGTGCGCAATGGCTACTTTATCTGCAAGTGAGGGTTGGCTTTTTTTAATAGGTCACGCAATATAGCAATTTCAAGGTCTTTTTCGCCCAGAAGTTGCTTTAGATGGGTATTCTGTTTGTCTAACTCACGGTTCTCTGCAACGAGTCGGGCGTGTTCCTGCTGAGTAACGTGGGTGGCGTTTCCCTTTGGGCTACTGCCTTGCATGGGTTGGCCGGCTTTGTACTGACGAACCCATCGGCTGACAATATTCGGCCGGATATCATACTTCCGAGCAACGACGGAATTATTTCCGGCAGCGATGGCCTGTTCGACGACCTGGCGCTTGAACTCTAGGGTAAATTTCCGACGTTCCGTAAGCGTCAAATACAACCCACCTTGCGGGTTACGGCAGTAAGCATAAAAGAAACCCCTACCTAATCACCTAAGGTAGGGGCTAAAGCAAACCTAATTATTCATCCGGCAAATAGGGGGCAAAGTTTCCGACCACGGCAGGAGTTGTTCCAATGCCTCTTCATCTTGCGGGTCCAGGTTGGGTAGCCTCTCAAAGAGATAAGCAAGGTAGTAGAAGGGATTTAACCCGTTCTCCTTGGCTGTCTCTATAATGCTGTAAACAATAGCGCTGGCTTTAGCACCCCGAGGGGTGTTGGCAAATAGCCAGTTCTTGCGACCAATAACAAAGGGTTTTATAGAACGCTCACTGCGGTTGTTGTCAATTTCTAAACGCCCATCTTGTAAAAAGGCGACAAGTTTCTCCCATTGGTCCAGGCAATAATAGACCGCCCGCCCAAAGGCACTTTTGGGCAGCACCTGCGCTTTCTGCTTCTTAAGCCATGCTAAAAATTCGTCCAGCTCTGGTTTGCTGCGCTCCTGCCGGATTTGATATCGTTCTTCCGGGGTTTTGTCTTTAAGTTCGCGCTCTATGGCAAAAAGCCTGTTGCAGAACTTAAGCCCCTCCCGGGCGGCTACTGCTTTGTTTCTTTTATCTTGCGGCAGGGCTTTTAAGGCTTCATCAAACTTGCGCCGGGCGTGAGCCCAGCAGCCCACCAGGGTGACCTCTGAAAGTCCATTGTAGCCCTCATAGCCGTCAACATGCAAATAGCCCTTAAAACCTTTTAGAAACCGGCGGGGGTGTTTGCCGGCCCGGGTGGTCTGGTAGTCGTAGAGGATAATCGGGGGACCGTCCCGCCCGGTACGGTAAAGCCAAAGGAATGATTTGGTGGTAGCTTCCCTTCCCGGTTCATGAAGTACCTGCAACGTGGTCTCATCGGCATGGAGAATGTCTCTTTTAAGAAGGTGTTCATGGAGACGGTCGTAAATAAGGGTTAAGTAGGTGTTAGCTCCATGGAGCACCCAGTTGGCCATGGTCTGCCGGGAAAGGTCTATCCCTAAGCTTTTAAACTGCTGCTCCTGGCGGTAAAGGGGTAATCCTGCCCCGTATTTCTGGGTCATAATGTAGCTAAGAAGCGAGGGAGATACCGGGCTTCCCGGAAGTACAGGAGCAGGCATGGGCGCCGTGATAACAGGAGTGGTTATCTCTTCTTTCTCGCAGCGGCGGCAAGAATAGACGTAGCGCACGTGCTTGACCACTTTCACTTGGGCCGGGATAATTTTGAGCTCCTGCCGCACTTCGGTGCTCATTTCATGTAAAGGGCCACCGCAGCACGGGCAGACCCGCTCCTCTTCCGGCAGGCGGTGCTCTACTACTTCTACCGGCAGCTCTTCCAGGTTCATCTCCCGGCGGCCGCGCGTTTTACGGCGCTGGTAGGTGATGGTCTCCAAATCCGGTTCAACTGCTTCCGGCCGGGCTTCCGCTTCCGCCTCATTAAAAAGCAAAAGCTGCTCTTCTAGTGCGCAAGTCCTCTCGCTGGAAGAACCGAATTGCCGCTTCTTGCTTAAACGGAACTGCTCCATAAACCAGTTTAACTTGGCGGTAAGTTCGGCAACCTGTTGTTCCAATTGAGCACAGTGCTCTCGCAGCTCTTCTATGGTCATGGTAGCTATAGACTTAGCCGTGTCCATGCTTTAATAATTCGACGAATCAGCCCCAATTCCTCTAGAATCAACCATAAGGTAAAAATATTTCTTCCTGAGGCTTTATATTACAAGATGGTGCGCGCTTTTACCTCAGGATGGGCTTTAGGCTGGTTTAAGGGAAGACCATCAAGCAGCCAGCGCAGCTCCCGGCGGCTTATGGTGATGGTAGAAGAAGTATTTCCCACCGGCCATATGAATTTGCCCTTCTCCAGCCGGCGGTAATAAAGCCAAAACCCGTTGTGCTCCCAATGGAGAATCTTCAGTTTGTCCCTCTTACGGTTGCAAAAGACAAAGAGGCAGGAAGAGAAGGGGTCCAGCTCGAAGCCTTCCTTGACCAGCACCGCCAGGCCGTCAATAGATTTACGCAAGTCTGTGGCGCCGCAGGCGAGGTAAACCCGGTCGATACCAACTTCGTTTAGCATAACGCTATCAGCACCCGGACTACCTGGGTGAGCAAGGCCGGGTCAAACCCGGGTCTTACCTCGATGCTGGTCTTGCCTATCCTGACCAGCAAGGAGTTGCCCCCATCCCCAGAAGATGACTCGCTTATTTCTACCGGCAGCCAACGGGTTGGCTTCTCGAGGGAAACTCCGTTTTGGTCTTTATACTTCCGCAGCCAGTACCATAACTGCCTGGGGCTAATGCCCTCATGGGAGGCGCACCATTCTTTAACGCTTTGCCCGCTCGCTTGGTATTCGGCTATCCGGGTTTCCCATAACTTTTGCCGTTCGGCTCTGGTCATAATAAAAAATCCTCCTCAAGCGTATTTTCTGAGAAGGATTATCCCCTGTACTTGGGGTTGGTGCCAAGGTGGGTTGTATTTGACGCTTACAAATTTCCGACGTTCCACTTGAACAACCTCCTGACCTTATAGTCTCATGAATTTGGAAGATTGTCCAATCTAATTTCGGGGCTTAAGAGGGATCTTTTTTACGGTACGGGTGATAACCCGTACTCCATCGGCTAAAAGGCCGGCGTCTGTAGGATGATGAATATTAGCTTCCACTACCGTGGTATCTACCTGGAGCTTCTTTCCCCGGATAATCTTTTTCTCCCGGGCTTCCTGAACCAGGGCTTTATTGAGTTCTTCTACAACCCCGGGGCCACAACGTTTGGTGAGTTTAATCAAAGTAGTAGCATGGGGTACCTTGTGGGTTAAGGGAATACGGCAGAAACGCCGCCACTTAATACTGTCATTTACCTCCTGGACTAAAACTTCATAACCCAGGCCGTAGCGGTGCTTCAAGTACATCAGGCGCAGGTAGGTTTCTATAGGGATAGTTGGCCTGCCCAGGCGCGCCTCAAACCGGCTGATGAATGGAGCCATAAACCTATCGTCATCCAGGAGTTCATCCACCCTGGCCAGTTCTGGATTGAGTTGGACCAGGTCAGATGGCAACAGGGCATCCCACAGGGTGAGCTGCGGATCTTTTAGCCTTAACATGGGGTCACCCGGCAGGAAAAGGAGGCGATGTGGCGAATGTTATTCATAGGAGTTCCTCCTTCTGGGTTTTCTTGTTTTCTCGTACTTACAAGATTCGATCCAGAGGATGGTAACTCCTTCTGTTTTGCTAAAAACTATTCGGTTTTCTGTGACGCTAAGAATTTTATCCCTGGATTTTTTCAGGGGGAACTAATTAGGATTCGATGTTGGTTGGCAAATACCTGCCAATTAGAATGGGTTTTTCACAACGCTTTTAGGGTAGGAAGTTTCAACCTTACACTTTTTATGTATTTCTCCGCAATAAAGCCCAGGCGCGGTGGCGATTTATGCACACTTAATAGCCCTGGGAGTTAAGATTAGCTTAGACGTGCAAGTTCTGTTTCACCTGTTAATACCGAGGATGCGTTCTGCCGTTAATCTTTGCCCAGTAAGGTCCAAATTTGTAGCCAACTTAAGTCCTTCTTGGGCTAAACTTTTGGCCGAATCTAATTCTCCTCCCCATAAATATACCTCAGCAAGATCAAGGACAAGATGTACACGGTAGGAAAGAATACTTATTAAAGATTTACGTTTGCTCGTCCATCCACCGGCATCATCGAACTCGTGTTGTTGTTTTTGGCAAAGGTCTAGTCCCTGTCGCAAGAGTGAAAATGCTTCATCAAAGGCAACCTTGGTGAAAGGCTTTTGTATCTTTAGCTTGGCCCAGTTACCTAGGGTAATCACTTGCGGTCGAGCAGCATCAAGTTTAGTAAAGACATCGATAGCTTCACCCAGCAGGCGTTCTGCTTCTCTTGAGGGCCCTAACGCTAATGCTTTATAACGTTTAATAAGGGCCTCAAGCAACTCCTTTTTCTCGTAAATGTATACAGGTTGCTTCTCCACAAAACCATAAGATTTCACCACTTTTTTTGCTAAGGGCTCTGAAATTGCTAACACCTTTTGAATTTGGCCGCGGTTGAAATAGGCAATAAGCTCATGGTATTGTCTTATAAAATTAAACCATGGAAAAGCGCCTTCATTCGCGTATTGTTCTACTTTCCTTGTCAGTCTTAGAACAGAATCCCAGTCGCCAAAAAGCGTTTGTAAATAAGAGAGTCCTGTAGCTGCATGAAGATATATAGGTTGAAAATCCTGAGGTATTTTTTTATTGGGCTCAAACCAAATTTCTAGTACATCAAGGACATTTTGTAAATATCTAGCCGCTTGCTTAAGTAGGCGATCCTCATGGATGTGACGATCGGCATCGTCACAAAGAGATTTTAAAAATTCTGGATCAGGGGGTAGTAAGCCGACCAATCTGGGGATGGTAGGCTGAGAGGCTAGTAAAAAGAGACTGTTTTTTTCTTCCTCTGAGAGGTGTAATACAAGGGATAGCCGCTCCAGCATTACGGGGCTGGGGAGGAACCGGCGTTCAGCGTCCCTTGTAATCCAGCGAGTAACAGTAGACGGGTTTACACCAAGGCGTCGCGCTAGCCTATAAGGGTTTAGGCCACGTTCATTTATTTTCTTTTCTAAGAATAGGCCAACTCTTTCACTGATAATTTTCCGCACCCTGTCATCTTCGAAGAATTTTTTGCGTCCCATGCAACCCCCCCTAGTTTATAATGAAAACCAAAAGTGGACGCGAAAGGTAGATAAAGGGAAATACTGAAGAAATAGATTACTCCAGATGGAATGGTCTTACGGCAACGAGAGATTTAGAATTACGCTTTCCTAGTGCTAAACGGAACTGTAGTGTTTAAAACATCTTACTTTAACATCAAGCGTCGGTCAAGATAAAAAACATCCTGAGACATCCCAAGTTTTCATGGAACTGGCAAAGCAGAAGGGATTTGGGTTGTTAGCAATTTCCAGGCAAGAGATATTTTCTAGAAGGGATAAAATCCTACTTTCCAGAGTTTGGGACACGACCTTTTTTGTGGAACTGGCAACAAGCGTCACTGACGTCCCTGCTGTTCGCGATAATTGCCTGCCAGCATTAGAAAGCATTCTATCTAACAAAGCCGTACCTCAAGGGGGATACGCAAGGTTTGGGCATTACGAAGGAGAGTCAACGCTTGTGTAAAATTAAGCTTTCCTATAAAAGGGAATAGTTAAAGTAAAGTCCATTAAATGAGGGGGTTTTAACTTTGGGAATATCCATTTGGGAAATGAAACAAAAGGTCTGTAAAGCGGTAGACGAAAGGGCCAATGATCTTATATCTATGGGCAACTATTTATTTCATAATCCGGAGTTGGGCTTTAAGGAATTTAATACTGCTGCCTTTATATCTCAACAAATAGAACAAATGGGTCTCCCGTATAAGAAAGGGCTAGCTATAACAGGAGTTAAGGCTTATATTGATACGGGCAAACCCGGCCCAACGGTGGCAGTATTGGGAGAATTGGATGCAGTTATTTGTCCGGAACACCCTGCCGCAAACAAAGAAACTGGCGCGGCACATTGTTGTGGACATCATGCTCAACTTGTAAACATGTTGGGTGTTGGTATGGGACTTTTAGATTCAGGGATTCTTCAGGAACTTTGTGGCCGGGTTATACTTTTTGCAACGCCAGCAGAGGAACCGTTCGAGGCAGAATACAGAGCCAAGCTAAAAGAGGAAGGAAAATTAAAATTTACATGTGGTGGTAAGCAGGAGTTAATTAGAATAGGGGAATTTGATGATATCGATTTAGCACTATTTGTCCATACTGGAACTCAAAACGTAATGAGAATAACTAGTAATGCATTTATTTCAAAGAGAGTAATATTCTCTGGAAAGGAAGCTCACGCTGGAAATGCTCCACATCTCGGAATTAATGCCCTAAATGCCGCCACAATAGCATGGACAGCAATAAATTCATTAAGGGAAACATTTATAGAAGAAGATTATGTAAGAGTACATGGAATCATGCCAGCGTTGTCCCAAAAATCGTGGAAAATGAAGGTGGCGGTCCCTCAATCCTCTGTGATATAACAGAGGTGGACAATCCATACAAAAGGAGGTAACCGCCACCAATGCCAGTATATCACAAGTCAAAAGAAAACCCAATATCCTCCGGAGGCTTTCCTAACTTACCTGACCATGTACAAGTATCCTTAAGGGAGATCATAGGTAAAGCCAAGGAAGGGCTCTTAGCCCTTTCCGTTGCCGTAGGCTTGGATGTGGTTCAATCCATGATGGAGGCCGAAGTAACTGAGATAGCGGGACCCAAAGGAAAGCACAATCCGGAGCGCACAGCTAGACGTCATGGGAGCGAGAAAGGTAGCGTGGTGTTAGGGGGGCGAAAGGTGGCGATCCGGCGTCCCCGGGTGCGCGCCATAAACGGCAGAGAAGTAAAACTTAAAACCTATGAAGCCTTCCAGGATGAAAGGTTCATAACTGAGACAGTTCTAGAGCATATACTTTACGGGTTATCCATAAGGCACTATAAGCATAGCCTTGAACCCATAGGAGAAGAATTACCTGTTCATGGGACTTCCAAGAGCACCATAAGCCGGCGATTTATCTACGCTACCCGTAAGGCCTTAGAGGAGCTGCTAAGCAGGCCTTTGGGAGACAAACGTTTCTTGGTTCTGGTAATTGATGGGGTTGTGTTTGCCGGGCATACAGTGGTAGCTGCTTTAGGCATCACTGACAAAGGCGAAAAAGAGGTCTTGGGCTTATGGGAAGGGGCTACAGAGAATGCTGCAGTCTGTAGGTCTCTTCTTACCAACCTTGTAGAACGCGGCCTAAAGGTGGAAGAGGGTATACTGGTGGTCATAGACGGCTCCAAAGCTTTAAGGGCGGCGGTTAAAGAAGTTTTTGGTAATCGGGCCGTAGTACAGAGGTGCCAGGTGCATAAGAAGCGGAACGTCTTAGAACACCTGCCCAAAGGAGCCCAAGAATGGGTGGGTAAGAAGCTAGAGCAAGCCTGGTCAGAAAAGGATTATCATAAGGCTTTAACGGAACTAAATAGGCTAGCTGATGCCCTTGAAGATAAGTACCCTGGGGCAGCGAGGAGCCTGCGGGAGGGATTAGAGGAGACGCTGACCGTTACCCGTCTAGGTCTACCCGAAACCCTGTGGAAAACTTTACGGTCAACGAATGTAATAGAGACGGCCTTTGACAAGGTCAGGGTTGTTACCCGGAACGTAAAGAGGTGGCGAAATGGGATGCAGGTTTTGCGCTGGGCTGCAGCTGGACTGCTTCAGGCCGAGAAGGGGTTTAACCGCATCAAAGGATACCGAGAGTTACCCTTATTGGCCACGGCTTTGCTGGAAGTCATTACTACTCCAGAGACTTCCAGGAGGGTGAAAACGGCTTAAAAAACGCGAAAGAGGGCGCCACCAAAATTCCACGACGTTTAGGACATGCTCATCATGCCGCAAGGTGGGAGAATTGCTATTTCTGTTCCAGCTGAAGTAAGTATGGAGATTATAGTTAGAGCTAAAACAATAGAAACAACAATCGCTATTAATGAAAAGGTAAATCGGGCTTTAAAAGCAGGCGCGATGGCAGTGGGAGCTAAGGTAGAAATTATAGATACTCCTGGCTTTTTGCCCCTGAGTCCAAACGAAAAAATGGCCAAGTTATTTGAAAACAACTTTAAATCTTTATTACCGAATGAGAGCTTTGTTGAACACATTCATTTTAAAGGTGCATTTGATATGGGGGATGTAGGACACATTATTCCCCAAGTTCACCCAATGATGGGTGGAATTGAAGGCAATCTACATCAACGAGACTTTACTATCGTTGATGAACAAATGGTATATATTAACCCTGCAAAATTAATTGCTATGACAATAATTGATTTATTATCTAATAATGCAAACGAAGCAAAAGAGATAATCAAAACATTCCAACCCAAGCTTTCAAAAGATGATTATGTTCACTTATTAAATAGCTTATCAAAGATAGCCGTTTTCAATTATTTTGATTAAAACTTAAAGAGGAACGGTTATATTACTTGTTTCGAGTTGGGGTGGTAGGTGCCCCGGTCAGTTTGCTAAGGGGGTGATTCCTAACCATAAAAAATTTTAATTAGTCAATCGAGAGGTTTTAAAGGAGGTGATCCTGAAATAAAAAATCCTCATAGGTTATTAGAAACGAGATTTTTACCAAAAAAGGAAGATAAAGGAGGGTTATAATGTTTACCCCAGAAAACATTTGGACTTTGGGAGAAAAAATCCTTTTTCCGATACAGATAGTTATTAGCATTATCATCCTAATATCAATCTTTAGGGAATACAAAGTTAAAAATTAAATGCTCGAGGTGGGAATAAAAATGGAAAAACCCAAAACTAAATGGCGAATTCGTTATACAGCCTTAATCTGTATGTGGATAGCTTACTGTATGTTACAACTGGACCGTCAAAAAACTACGGTTTTAATGCCAGTTATTCGTGAAGATATCGGGTTGGATCATGCCCAAATAGGTATTTTGATCGGTACGTTTACCTTAATTTTTGCCACAATGCAATTTATATCAGGTTATATAGTGAATAGAGTAGGTCTTAAAAGGGTTATGGCGGTAGCGCTTGCCGGGTTCTCGGTTTCCACCTGGTGGACCGGTTTTGTGACAAGCTTTGAATCCTTTTTGTTCAGGTATGCAATCTTTGGTTGGTTCGAAGGGTTAAATCCCCCGGCTGCAGTTCAATTAGTTTCCCGATGGTTTCCCAAGAGAGAAAGAGGTAAAGCGTCGGCTGTTTGGGCAACAACCTGGGTAATAACACCAATTTGGGCGCCGATAGTGGCTGTAGCACTCATGAATGCTACTAGCTGGAGGTGGGTGTTTGGCTTCTGCGCTTTAGCAGGATTACCCGCTCTACTATTAATTAAGTATTTTATCTTTGACCGGCCTGAACAGTATCGTTTTAAGGGGAAAACTATGCCCGAATATGAATTGGAGGAAATCTATGAAGATGAAATAGCAGAAGAACAAAAAAAGAACCCTGCAAAGGTTATCACATATAAGGATGTTATTAATAAAAAAGACGGAACGGCTTTGAGGGTTGCCGATGTTTATAAAAATGTATCTATTTGGTTATTAAGCCTGGCAGCCTTTTTCCACAACACCTTATTTTGGGGAATGAACATTTGGCTTCCCCTCTATTTAACGGAAGTACACAAGTATAATATGCAGACTATGGCTATATTAGTTGGATTGTACAATTTATCTGGAGCCATTGGCCAATTCCTATGTGGCGCAGTTTCAGACCGAATTGGCGTGCGTAGGCCATTTATGATTGCTTCTAATTTATTGAGCCTACTGTTTATGATTTTATTTGTTACTTTAATTAAACCAGGTACACCCTTTATTGTAACGGCTTTATTGCTGCTAGTTACGGGCTTTTTCCTCAATATGCATTGGGCCGTACAGGCAGCCCTGAGTAGCGAACTTTCTTCCCCAGATCTTGGTAGTGTAGCTATTGGAGTGGTCAATGGAATGGCCCAATATGGCTCAGCTGCGGCAGGCTATGTTACTGGTTTTTTGGTTTACAAAACACCTCAAGGGACAACAGTCTATGATAATGCCTTCATCTACTGGGGTCTTTCGGCATTATTAGCTGCACTATTTGTTTACTTAATTAAAGAAAAATCTCGTAAGGTACCAGAAGCTGCGCCTCAACCAGTTAAGACAAATATTTAGATTATGATTTAATTTCCTAATGAGAGAATTGTAAACCTAGAGGGTTCCCTCTGATTAAGTTTTTATGAAATCTGCAACTCGAAATCGGAGGGAAACTTAAGTTAAATAAACCAATTTTAAGAATATATTTGGAGAGGAGCCTTGTCTTTATTATGAAACATACCCCCTTATACGAAAGGCATATGCAGATGGCTTCCAAAGTTATTAACCTTAAGGGTTTTGCACGTCCGGTAGAATATTTTGGCCATATACAAGAACATCATGCGGTCCGTGAAAGAGTTAGTATCTGTGATGTTTCACATATGGGAGAGTTCGAAATAAAGGGTAAAGATGCGCTAGCCTTAGTACAGAAGTTAATAACAAATGATGCC
Coding sequences:
- a CDS encoding IS3 family transposase → MKKSQPSLADKVAIAHKWITAGYNATLVLRIVGVSRSTYYYQLTHEPKPHTTTGGRPFPGHSLTVGGRKVSDEQIKEWIMESISGDGYAYGYRKLTHMLRQDHELVVNEKKVYRLCKELDILRPQRNLRRKHPRNLAQNRTITAPNQLWEVDVKYGYIAGEDRFFFVLSYIDVYDRQIVGYHIGLTCEARHAVETFRAALWKRQILQRNLPLPIIRSDNGPQFVSHLFESECERWNVLHERIPPKTPNMNAYIESYHRLLEDECLSMGEFGTYAEAYQAVVEFVSRYNNRRLHSSLHYLSPAKFYCRHIETGLQPRHPVRV
- a CDS encoding transposase — translated: MTLTERRKFTLEFKRQVVEQAIAAGNNSVVARKYDIRPNIVSRWVRQYKAGQPMQGSSPKGNATHVTQQEHARLVAENRELDKQNTHLKQLLGEKDLEIAILRDLLKKANPHLQIK
- the tnpC gene encoding IS66 family transposase; amino-acid sequence: MDTAKSIATMTIEELREHCAQLEQQVAELTAKLNWFMEQFRLSKKRQFGSSSERTCALEEQLLLFNEAEAEARPEAVEPDLETITYQRRKTRGRREMNLEELPVEVVEHRLPEEERVCPCCGGPLHEMSTEVRQELKIIPAQVKVVKHVRYVYSCRRCEKEEITTPVITAPMPAPVLPGSPVSPSLLSYIMTQKYGAGLPLYRQEQQFKSLGIDLSRQTMANWVLHGANTYLTLIYDRLHEHLLKRDILHADETTLQVLHEPGREATTKSFLWLYRTGRDGPPIILYDYQTTRAGKHPRRFLKGFKGYLHVDGYEGYNGLSEVTLVGCWAHARRKFDEALKALPQDKRNKAVAAREGLKFCNRLFAIERELKDKTPEERYQIRQERSKPELDEFLAWLKKQKAQVLPKSAFGRAVYYCLDQWEKLVAFLQDGRLEIDNNRSERSIKPFVIGRKNWLFANTPRGAKASAIVYSIIETAKENGLNPFYYLAYLFERLPNLDPQDEEALEQLLPWSETLPPICRMNN
- the tnpB gene encoding IS66 family insertion sequence element accessory protein TnpB (TnpB, as the term is used for proteins encoded by IS66 family insertion elements, is considered an accessory protein, since TnpC, encoded by a neighboring gene, is a DDE family transposase.) yields the protein MLNEVGIDRVYLACGATDLRKSIDGLAVLVKEGFELDPFSSCLFVFCNRKRDKLKILHWEHNGFWLYYRRLEKGKFIWPVGNTSSTITISRRELRWLLDGLPLNQPKAHPEVKARTIL
- the tnpA gene encoding IS66 family insertion sequence element accessory protein TnpA; its protein translation is MTRAERQKLWETRIAEYQASGQSVKEWCASHEGISPRQLWYWLRKYKDQNGVSLEKPTRWLPVEISESSSGDGGNSLLVRIGKTSIEVRPGFDPALLTQVVRVLIALC
- a CDS encoding helix-turn-helix domain-containing protein, translating into MGRKKFFEDDRVRKIISERVGLFLEKKINERGLNPYRLARRLGVNPSTVTRWITRDAERRFLPSPVMLERLSLVLHLSEEEKNSLFLLASQPTIPRLVGLLPPDPEFLKSLCDDADRHIHEDRLLKQAARYLQNVLDVLEIWFEPNKKIPQDFQPIYLHAATGLSYLQTLFGDWDSVLRLTRKVEQYANEGAFPWFNFIRQYHELIAYFNRGQIQKVLAISEPLAKKVVKSYGFVEKQPVYIYEKKELLEALIKRYKALALGPSREAERLLGEAIDVFTKLDAARPQVITLGNWAKLKIQKPFTKVAFDEAFSLLRQGLDLCQKQQHEFDDAGGWTSKRKSLISILSYRVHLVLDLAEVYLWGGELDSAKSLAQEGLKLATNLDLTGQRLTAERILGINR
- a CDS encoding IS256 family transposase; protein product: MPVYHKSKENPISSGGFPNLPDHVQVSLREIIGKAKEGLLALSVAVGLDVVQSMMEAEVTEIAGPKGKHNPERTARRHGSEKGSVVLGGRKVAIRRPRVRAINGREVKLKTYEAFQDERFITETVLEHILYGLSIRHYKHSLEPIGEELPVHGTSKSTISRRFIYATRKALEELLSRPLGDKRFLVLVIDGVVFAGHTVVAALGITDKGEKEVLGLWEGATENAAVCRSLLTNLVERGLKVEEGILVVIDGSKALRAAVKEVFGNRAVVQRCQVHKKRNVLEHLPKGAQEWVGKKLEQAWSEKDYHKALTELNRLADALEDKYPGAARSLREGLEETLTVTRLGLPETLWKTLRSTNVIETAFDKVRVVTRNVKRWRNGMQVLRWAAAGLLQAEKGFNRIKGYRELPLLATALLEVITTPETSRRVKTA
- a CDS encoding MFS transporter; its protein translation is MEKPKTKWRIRYTALICMWIAYCMLQLDRQKTTVLMPVIREDIGLDHAQIGILIGTFTLIFATMQFISGYIVNRVGLKRVMAVALAGFSVSTWWTGFVTSFESFLFRYAIFGWFEGLNPPAAVQLVSRWFPKRERGKASAVWATTWVITPIWAPIVAVALMNATSWRWVFGFCALAGLPALLLIKYFIFDRPEQYRFKGKTMPEYELEEIYEDEIAEEQKKNPAKVITYKDVINKKDGTALRVADVYKNVSIWLLSLAAFFHNTLFWGMNIWLPLYLTEVHKYNMQTMAILVGLYNLSGAIGQFLCGAVSDRIGVRRPFMIASNLLSLLFMILFVTLIKPGTPFIVTALLLLVTGFFLNMHWAVQAALSSELSSPDLGSVAIGVVNGMAQYGSAAAGYVTGFLVYKTPQGTTVYDNAFIYWGLSALLAALFVYLIKEKSRKVPEAAPQPVKTNI